In Ipomoea triloba cultivar NCNSP0323 chromosome 15, ASM357664v1, one genomic interval encodes:
- the LOC116007033 gene encoding bZIP transcription factor TGA10-like isoform X2, giving the protein MGSERALFELHSDHHHNHHHLHHHHQDNNSGDKVFVGVPLMDSGKSGGHQQQQHSSSVECTNQISFAQPAAVVGPPQLHFQLQDHHHHQPPAQSNQISFGMLHSPPSSSSAIPPPHPGNFIKDNSGAYDLGELDQALFLYLDGHQESSSIQDHRQNSGMRPPTLNIFPSQPMHVGIDPSSTKGNAGLVSLETGSSRRASQPSMEVSATPKNDVVAGASASSTPEPPKPPKREGHRRSSSAGTGDPADGPKTPDPKTLRRLAQNREAARKSRLRKKAYVQQLETSRIKLTQLEQEIQRARAQGIYFGGNAIMGGEQGLPVMGNISSDAAVFDMEYARWQEEHHRLLCELRSAVQEHLPENELRMYVDNCLAHFDQMIHLKSIIAKSDVFHLVSGMWKTPAERCFMWIGGFRPSELLKVIVSQIEPLTEQQLIGLCGLQQSTHEAEEALSQGLGALNQSLSDTIAADSLSYPSNMGNYMGQMAAAISKLSTLEGFVRQADNLRHQTIHRLHQILTTRQAARCLLAIAEYFHRLRALSALWLARPKQE; this is encoded by the exons ATGGGTTCTGAGAGGGCTCTTTTTGAGCTGCACAGcgatcatcatcataatcaccACCATCTCCATCACCATCACCAGGATAATAATAGTGGAGATAAGGTGTTTGTTGGAGTGCCTCTAATGGATTCTGGGAAAAGCGGCGGTCATCAGCAGCAGCAACACAGTAGTAGTGTTGAGTGCACCAATCAAATTTCATTTGCTCAGCCGGCGGCGGTGGTGGGGCCGCCGCAGCTTCATTTCCAGCTTCAggatcaccaccaccaccagccGCCGGCGCAGAGCAATCAGATTTCTTTCGGAATGCTTCACTCGCCGCCTTCTTCTTCCTCAGCCATTCCTCCTCCCCATCCTGGGAATTTCAT caAGGACAACAGTGGAGCATATGATCTGGGGGAGTTAGATCAAGCCCTTTTCCTCTACCTTGATGGCCATCAAGAATCCTCATCCATCCAAGATCACAGAC AGAATTCTGGGATGAGGCCACCAACTCTGAACATCTTTCCTTCACAGCCCATGCATGTCGGGATCGACCCATCATCGACCAAG GGGAATGCTGGGTTAGTTTCGCTGGAGACCGGGAGTTCTAGGAGAGCATCTCAGCCGTCCATGGAGGTATCGGCCACCCctaaaaacgacgtcgttgccGGCGCTTCTGCGTCTTCTACTCCCGAACCACCCAAGCCACCTAAG CGGGAAGGACACCGCCGGAGTTCCTCTGCCGGCACCGGCGACCCGGCCGACGGTCCAAAAACACCAGATCCTAAg ACACTCAGAAGGCTTGCTCAGAATAGAGAGGCTGCAAGGAAAAGCAGACTTAGGAAAAAG GCTTATGTTCAACAACTAGAGACAAGTAGAATCAAGCTCACTCAATTAGAACAAGAAATCCAAAGGGCCAGGGCTcag gGAATTTATTTTGGTGGGAATGCCATTATGGGTGGAGAGCAAGGCCTTCCAGTGATGGGCAACATAAGTTCAg ATGCGGCGGTTTTCGACATGGAGTACGCGCGGTGGCAGGAGGAGCACCACCGGCTGCTGTGCGAGCTGCGGAGCGCGGTGCAGGAGCACTTGCCGGAGAACGAGCTGAGGATGTACGTCGACAACTGTCTGGCGCATTTCGACCAGATGATCCACCTGAAGAGCATCATCGCCAAGTCCGACGTCTTCCATCTCGTCTCCGGCATGTGGAAGACTCCGGCGGAGCGCTGCTTCATGTGGATCGGCGGTTTCCGCCCCTCCGAGCTTCTCAAG GTGATTGTGAGTCAGATCGAGCCGTTAACGGAGCAGCAATTGATAGGCCTATGTGGGCTGCAACAATCCACACATGAAGCCGAAGAGGCATTATCACAAGGCTTGGGAGCTTTGAATCAGTCACTTTCCGACACCATCGCCGCCGATTCACTCAGCTACCCTTCCAACATGGGCAACTACATGGGCCAAATGGCTGCCGCCATTAGCAAGCTCTCCACTCTCGAGGGTTTCGTTCGACAG GCTGACAATCTGCGACACCAGACGATCCATCGGCTTCATCAGATTTTGACGACCCGTCAGGCGGCGCGGTGTTTACTCGCCATTGCCGAGTACTTCCACCGCCTCAGAGCTCTCAGTGCTCTCTGGTTGGCTCGCCCCAAGCAGGAATAA
- the LOC116007033 gene encoding bZIP transcription factor TGA10-like isoform X1 produces MGSERALFELHSDHHHNHHHLHHHHQDNNSGDKVFVGVPLMDSGKSGGHQQQQHSSSVECTNQISFAQPAAVVGPPQLHFQLQDHHHHQPPAQSNQISFGMLHSPPSSSSAIPPPHPGNFISKDNSGAYDLGELDQALFLYLDGHQESSSIQDHRQNSGMRPPTLNIFPSQPMHVGIDPSSTKGNAGLVSLETGSSRRASQPSMEVSATPKNDVVAGASASSTPEPPKPPKREGHRRSSSAGTGDPADGPKTPDPKTLRRLAQNREAARKSRLRKKAYVQQLETSRIKLTQLEQEIQRARAQGIYFGGNAIMGGEQGLPVMGNISSDAAVFDMEYARWQEEHHRLLCELRSAVQEHLPENELRMYVDNCLAHFDQMIHLKSIIAKSDVFHLVSGMWKTPAERCFMWIGGFRPSELLKVIVSQIEPLTEQQLIGLCGLQQSTHEAEEALSQGLGALNQSLSDTIAADSLSYPSNMGNYMGQMAAAISKLSTLEGFVRQADNLRHQTIHRLHQILTTRQAARCLLAIAEYFHRLRALSALWLARPKQE; encoded by the exons ATGGGTTCTGAGAGGGCTCTTTTTGAGCTGCACAGcgatcatcatcataatcaccACCATCTCCATCACCATCACCAGGATAATAATAGTGGAGATAAGGTGTTTGTTGGAGTGCCTCTAATGGATTCTGGGAAAAGCGGCGGTCATCAGCAGCAGCAACACAGTAGTAGTGTTGAGTGCACCAATCAAATTTCATTTGCTCAGCCGGCGGCGGTGGTGGGGCCGCCGCAGCTTCATTTCCAGCTTCAggatcaccaccaccaccagccGCCGGCGCAGAGCAATCAGATTTCTTTCGGAATGCTTCACTCGCCGCCTTCTTCTTCCTCAGCCATTCCTCCTCCCCATCCTGGGAATTTCAT aagcaAGGACAACAGTGGAGCATATGATCTGGGGGAGTTAGATCAAGCCCTTTTCCTCTACCTTGATGGCCATCAAGAATCCTCATCCATCCAAGATCACAGAC AGAATTCTGGGATGAGGCCACCAACTCTGAACATCTTTCCTTCACAGCCCATGCATGTCGGGATCGACCCATCATCGACCAAG GGGAATGCTGGGTTAGTTTCGCTGGAGACCGGGAGTTCTAGGAGAGCATCTCAGCCGTCCATGGAGGTATCGGCCACCCctaaaaacgacgtcgttgccGGCGCTTCTGCGTCTTCTACTCCCGAACCACCCAAGCCACCTAAG CGGGAAGGACACCGCCGGAGTTCCTCTGCCGGCACCGGCGACCCGGCCGACGGTCCAAAAACACCAGATCCTAAg ACACTCAGAAGGCTTGCTCAGAATAGAGAGGCTGCAAGGAAAAGCAGACTTAGGAAAAAG GCTTATGTTCAACAACTAGAGACAAGTAGAATCAAGCTCACTCAATTAGAACAAGAAATCCAAAGGGCCAGGGCTcag gGAATTTATTTTGGTGGGAATGCCATTATGGGTGGAGAGCAAGGCCTTCCAGTGATGGGCAACATAAGTTCAg ATGCGGCGGTTTTCGACATGGAGTACGCGCGGTGGCAGGAGGAGCACCACCGGCTGCTGTGCGAGCTGCGGAGCGCGGTGCAGGAGCACTTGCCGGAGAACGAGCTGAGGATGTACGTCGACAACTGTCTGGCGCATTTCGACCAGATGATCCACCTGAAGAGCATCATCGCCAAGTCCGACGTCTTCCATCTCGTCTCCGGCATGTGGAAGACTCCGGCGGAGCGCTGCTTCATGTGGATCGGCGGTTTCCGCCCCTCCGAGCTTCTCAAG GTGATTGTGAGTCAGATCGAGCCGTTAACGGAGCAGCAATTGATAGGCCTATGTGGGCTGCAACAATCCACACATGAAGCCGAAGAGGCATTATCACAAGGCTTGGGAGCTTTGAATCAGTCACTTTCCGACACCATCGCCGCCGATTCACTCAGCTACCCTTCCAACATGGGCAACTACATGGGCCAAATGGCTGCCGCCATTAGCAAGCTCTCCACTCTCGAGGGTTTCGTTCGACAG GCTGACAATCTGCGACACCAGACGATCCATCGGCTTCATCAGATTTTGACGACCCGTCAGGCGGCGCGGTGTTTACTCGCCATTGCCGAGTACTTCCACCGCCTCAGAGCTCTCAGTGCTCTCTGGTTGGCTCGCCCCAAGCAGGAATAA
- the LOC116006439 gene encoding polygalacturonase inhibitor-like: MNIIPSCLPILPLSLILFLSLLSLFPAAAAGERCNPYDKKVLLKIKSDLGNPYHFASWDPKTDCCEWYVVECDEITNRIITLNVITADFAGQIPASVGDLTYLKTLIFHKVAKLTGNIPASVTKLTHLTFLEVSWTNVSGAVPAFLGQMKNLTYLNLSFNNFSGSIPESLGELKKLEALHLDRNKLTGTIPESFGKFPTAPDLYLSHNQLTGKLPASFAKLDFVRIDLSRNKLEGDASILFGKKKTAQIIDLSRNAFQFDFSKVKGFSKSLIWLDLNHNKIAGSLPAALTKIENLQQFNVSYNRLCGEIPQGGTGRLQDRFDKYAYLHNKCLCGPPLPAC, translated from the exons ATGAACATCATCCCCTCTTGTCTCCCTAtccttcctctctctctcatcctctttctctctctactgTCCCTTttccccgccgccgccgccggcgagCGTTGCAACCCCTACGACAAGAAAGTTCTCCTGAAAATCAAGAGCGATCTAGGCAATCCCTACCATTTTGCCTCGTGGGACCCCAAAACAGATTGCTGTGAATGGTACGTGGTGGAATGCGATGAAATCACTAACCGGATTATAACCCTAAATGTCATCACCGCGGATTTCGCCGGCCAAATTCCGGCGTCCGTCGGGGACCTTACGTATCTCAAGACGTTGATATTCCACAAGGTCGCGAAACTCACCGGGAACATTCCGGCTTCCGTCACCAAGCTCACCCACCTCACGTTCCTGGAGGTTAGCTGGACCAACGTCTCCGGCGCCGTTCCGGCGTTCCTCGGTCAGATGAAGAACCTCACTTACCTCAACCTGTCTTTCAACAATTTTAGCG GTTCTATCCCGGAGTCTCTAGGTGAGCTCAAAAAACTGGAGGCCTTACACTTAGACAGGAACAAACTCACCGGAACCATCCCGGAATCTTTCGGGAAATTCCCCACGGCGCCGGATCTTTACCTCTCCCACAACCAACTCACCGGCAAATTGCCTGCATCCTTCGCCAAACTTGATTTCGTGAGGATAGACTTATCCCGGAACAAGCTAGAAGGCGACGCATCCATCTTATTCGGGAAAAAAAAGACCGCCCAAATTATCGACCTTTCGAGAAACGCGTTCCAGTTCGACTTCTCGAAGGTGAAGGGGTTTTCCAAGAGCTTAATCTGGCTGGATCTGAACCATAACAAGATCGCCGGATCCCTGCCGGCGGCGCTGACGAAGATAGAGAATTTGCAGCAGTTCAATGTGAGCTATAACAGACTTTGCGGCGAGATCCCGCAAGGTGGGACCGGGAGGCTTCAGGATAGGTTTGATAAATACGCCTACCTTCATAACAAGTGCTTGTGCGGTCCGCCATTGCCGGCGTGTTAG
- the LOC116006438 gene encoding protein ABHD18, with product MSVRFLGWLDQMVGMKAVSVNVGMLHYVLDHVYGAVVHRTNISPPFFSRGWGGSKLELLERMIKQLFPDVEGQNWPPTLMQPSWKTVWESKSACLREGMFKTPCDEQLLSALPQESHTGRVAFLVPKCVPPDRMSCVVHLAGTGDHTFERRLRLGGPLLKENIATMVLESPFYGKRRPLLQRGAKLLCVSDLLLLGRVTIEEARSLLHWLDYEAGFGKMGVCGLSMGGVHAAMVGSLHPKPIAIFPFLSPHSAVVAFCEGILKYGTAWEALRQDLGVQDNATTLEEVRERMRNVLSLTDVTRFPIPKNPSSAIFVAATDDGYIPRHSVLELQKAWPGSEVRWVTGGHVSSFLLHNGEFRRAIVDGLNRLPWKESSPV from the exons ATGTCTGTGAGGTTTTTAGGGTGGTTGGATCAAATGGTTGGTATGAAGGCGGTTAGTGTGAATGTTGGGATGCTCCATTATGTGTTGGATCATGTGTATGGAGCAGTTGTGCACAGAACAAATATTAGCCCTCCCTTCTTTTCCAGAGGGTGGGGTGGCTCAAAGCTTGAGCTTCTAGAAAGAATGATAAAGCAGCTCTTCCCTGATGTGGAAGGCCAGAATTGGCCCCCCACATTGATGCAGCCCAGTTGGAAAACAGTTTGGGAGTCCAAGTCTGCTTGTCTGAGAGAAGGGATGTTTAAGACTCCTTGTGATGAGCAGCTTCTTAGTGCCTTGCCTCAGGAGAGCCATACTGGCAGGGTTGCCTTTCTTGTGCCCAAATGTGTGCCTCCAGATAGAATGTCCTGTGTGGTGCATCTAGCAG GTACAGGAGATCATACATTTGAGCGAAGATTACGCCTAGGTGGACCGTTACTGAAAGAGAATATTGCAACAATGGTCCTTGAGAG CCCTTTCTATGGGAAAAGACGCCCATTGCTGCAGCGTGGTGCGAAACTTTTGTGCGTGAGTGATCTGCTGTTGCTAGGAAGAGTCACTATAGAAGAGGCCCGTAGTCTGTTGCATTGGCTAGACTACGAGGCTGGATTTGGAAAAATGGGCGTCTGCGGTCTTAGTATGG GTGGAGTACATGCAGCTATGGTCGGATCCTTGCACCCTAAACCTATTGCTATATTCCCCTTTCTCTCTCCACATTCAGCCGTAGTGGCATTTTGCGAAGGGATATTAAAGTATGGCACAGCCTGGGAAGCACTCAGACAAGATCTTGGTGTGCAGGATAATGCCACGACACTTGAGGAAGTTAGAGAACGGATGCGGAATGTGTTGTCTCTAACAGATGTCACACGGTTTCCAATCCCCAAGAATCCAAGCTCTGCTATATTCGTTGCAGCTACA GACGATGGATATATCCCAAGACACTCCGTGTTGGAACTTCAAAAGGCCTGGCCTGGCTCGGAAGTGAGATGGGTTACCGGAGGGCACGTCTCGTCCTTCTTGCTCCATAATGGTGAGTTCCGCAGGGCAATTGTGGACGGGCTTAACCGGTTACCATGGAAAGAATCTTCTCCCGTCTGA